A DNA window from Rhineura floridana isolate rRhiFlo1 chromosome 11, rRhiFlo1.hap2, whole genome shotgun sequence contains the following coding sequences:
- the LOC133367729 gene encoding olfactory receptor 14A16-like, with protein MPNATIVPTFLLLGFSDNWKQNVFYFTLLLVIYLAALMANFLIISAVFLDQQLHTPMYFFLVNLSVVDLGSISVTIPNAMINSLLNTREISFSGCVAQVYSLFFFLISDLFLLTGMAYDRYVAICDPLHYETVMDKKACIHMAASAWIAGFFYSALHTSSTFAITFCSNVINQFFCEIPQLLKISCDNLYLIEVGVIAFSAFIVFSCFGFIVVSYVQIFKSVLRIPTTQGRSKAFSTCLPHLIVASLFISTGAIAYMKPVSDAPSDLDLVISVFYSVVPPLMNPVIYTMRNRDIKAALCKMFEYIVPFRN; from the coding sequence ATGCCCAATGCAACTATTGTTCCTACTTTTCTTCTCTTAGGTTTTTCTGACAATTGGAAACAGAATGTTTTCTACTTCACTCTTCTTTTGGTGATCTACTTGGCAGCCTTGATGGCAAATTTTCTCATCATCTCAGCAGTTTTCCTAGACCAACAACTTCATACCCCCATGTACTTTTTTCTGGTGAATTTATCCGTGGTTGATCTTGGCTCCATTTCTGTCACCATCCCGAATGCCATGATCAATTCACTCTTGAACACACGAGAGATTTCATTTTCTGGGTGTGTTGCACAGGTGTattctttgttctttttcttgaTCTCAGATTTGTTTCTCCTTACAGGCATGGCATATGATAGGTATGTTGCCATCTGTGACCCACTGCACTATGAGACAGTGATGGACAAGAAAGCCTGCATCCACATGGCAGCCAGTGCATGGATAGCTGGCTTTTTTTATTCAGCCTTACACACCAGTAGCACTTTTGCTATAACCTTCTGTTCCAATGTCATCaatcagttcttctgtgaaatcCCACAACTGCTGAAAATCTCTTGTGATAATTTGTACCTCATTGAAGTTGGAGTCATTGCTTTTAGTGCATTTATAGTCTTCAGCTGTTTCGGTTTCATAGTTGTTTCTTATGTGCAGATTTTCAAGTCAGTGCTCAGAATCCCTACTACTCAAGGACGGAGTAAGGCCTTCTCAACTTGCCTGCCTCATCTCATTGTTGCCTCCTTGTTTATCAGCACTGGTGCCATTGCTTACATGAAGCCGGTCTCAGATGCCCCTTCAGATCTAGATCTGGTGATTTCTGTATTCTATTCTGTGGTACCTCCTTTGATGAATCCAGTTATCTATACCATGAGGAACAGGGACATCAAAGCTGCACTCTGCAAAATGTTTGAGTACATTGTTCCTTTCAGGAATTAA